One genomic region from Streptomyces sp. Li-HN-5-11 encodes:
- a CDS encoding GAF domain-containing sensor histidine kinase, giving the protein MDEFGQEARDARASGALPQLRLDELLEGLQQQVAQVRSARDRVHTLLDAVLAIGSDLELEVVLQRIVESAVSLVDAKYGALGVLGEEGTIKQFVTVGIDEETIARIGHYPHGEGILGLLIRHPEPLRLADLAQHPSSVGFPAGHPPMTSFLGAPVRVRDQVFGNLYLTDKQGTAEFDADDEAVLRTLAAAAGVAIDNARLYDDARRRQGWLAASNELTRSLLSGTEPAVVLESCTATVREMAGADMVTLAVPVGDSGELVVEAASGTRAEDVRGLVLGAGALATKVFASGETITSDAVSADPRAVGGSAAIVELGPAFFVPLGTRDHVRGVLQVANVPGGPVFADAVIDMVIGYGNQAALALEVAEHRQDAERMLVLNDRDRIARDLHDLVIQRLFAGALTLQSTLGRLSDRPQVGERVQRVVDDLDDTIKVIRSTIYSLREQERARSEGLRARLVAAMERASETLGFAPALRMTGLLDTNVPADHAEHLLAVLGEALSNAARHARATAVDVSVEVTDTALQLKLADNGRGVDPTVTRRSGLANLEKRAQELGGTFTIRPNEPSGTVVEWAAPLRAAR; this is encoded by the coding sequence GTGGACGAGTTCGGCCAAGAGGCCCGCGACGCCAGGGCGTCCGGGGCCCTGCCCCAGTTGCGGCTGGATGAGCTGCTGGAGGGTCTGCAGCAGCAGGTGGCGCAGGTGCGGTCGGCGCGCGACCGCGTCCACACCCTGCTGGACGCGGTGCTCGCGATCGGCTCCGACCTGGAGCTGGAGGTCGTGCTGCAGCGCATCGTGGAGTCCGCCGTGAGTCTGGTCGACGCGAAGTACGGGGCGCTCGGCGTGCTGGGGGAGGAAGGCACGATCAAGCAGTTCGTCACCGTCGGCATCGACGAGGAGACCATCGCGCGAATCGGCCACTACCCGCACGGCGAGGGCATCCTGGGGCTGCTGATCCGCCACCCGGAGCCGCTGCGCCTGGCCGATCTGGCGCAGCACCCCTCTTCCGTGGGGTTCCCGGCCGGGCACCCGCCGATGACCAGCTTCCTCGGCGCCCCGGTCCGGGTGCGCGACCAGGTCTTCGGGAACCTGTACCTGACCGACAAGCAGGGCACCGCGGAATTCGACGCCGACGACGAGGCCGTGCTGCGCACCCTCGCCGCGGCGGCCGGCGTGGCGATCGACAATGCCCGGCTGTACGACGACGCCCGCCGTCGGCAGGGGTGGCTGGCGGCGAGCAACGAGCTGACCCGCAGCCTGCTCTCCGGGACTGAGCCTGCCGTGGTGCTGGAATCCTGTACCGCCACCGTGCGCGAGATGGCCGGCGCGGACATGGTCACCCTTGCCGTCCCGGTGGGCGACAGCGGTGAACTGGTCGTGGAGGCCGCCTCCGGCACTCGCGCGGAGGATGTGCGCGGTCTGGTCCTGGGCGCCGGCGCCCTGGCCACGAAGGTCTTCGCCTCCGGAGAGACCATCACCAGCGACGCGGTCAGCGCCGATCCGCGCGCCGTCGGAGGCAGCGCCGCGATCGTGGAGCTGGGTCCGGCGTTCTTCGTTCCCCTGGGCACCCGCGACCACGTGCGCGGGGTGCTGCAGGTGGCCAACGTGCCAGGCGGCCCGGTCTTCGCCGATGCCGTCATCGACATGGTGATCGGGTACGGCAACCAGGCGGCACTGGCGCTCGAGGTCGCCGAGCACCGCCAGGACGCCGAGCGCATGCTGGTCCTCAACGACCGCGACCGGATCGCCCGAGACCTGCACGACCTGGTCATTCAGCGGTTGTTCGCCGGCGCGCTGACCTTGCAGTCCACGCTCGGCCGTCTCTCCGACAGACCGCAGGTGGGCGAGCGGGTCCAGCGGGTGGTGGACGACCTGGACGACACGATCAAGGTCATCCGCTCCACCATCTATTCGCTGCGTGAGCAGGAACGGGCCCGAAGCGAGGGGCTTCGTGCCCGGCTGGTGGCCGCCATGGAGCGGGCCTCCGAAACCCTCGGCTTCGCACCAGCGCTGCGCATGACCGGCCTGCTGGACACCAACGTCCCCGCCGATCACGCCGAGCATCTGCTGGCTGTCCTGGGCGAGGCCCTGTCCAACGCGGCCCGGCACGCCCGGGCCACCGCCGTCGACGTCAGTGTGGAGGTCACCGACACCGCGCTGCAACTGAAGCTGGCGGACAACGGCCGGGGCGTCGACCCGACCGTCACCCGCCGCAGCGGCCTGGCCAACCTTGAGAAACGCGCCCAGGAGCTGGGCGGTACGTTCACCATCCGCCCGAACGAGCCGAGCGGCACCGTAGTGGAATGGGCAGCCCCCCTGCGCGCTGCCCGCTGA
- a CDS encoding Acg family FMN-binding oxidoreductase, whose translation MGAPQVDAETAAELVADAVAAPSMHNAQPWRFRLVPSERVLLLLADLDRAMPRSDPDNRALQIGCGAALFNLRVAAAHAGFTPVVRLLPEPAEPLLLAVVRMDAARSSQLGEDDLSRLHPAIRRRHTSRHPFGEKDIPEDVRAVLRSVAGREGAELLFPGPWHAETVLELVRDAESRDALDPEGLQDLHRWTRLGPEADIATDGVPEYAFGPRMRDGKAPLRDFAGRRAVADRGATAFEHNPHLALLSTPGDTPADWLRAGQALERVLLEATLAGLATSLTSHALESPDLRLLARDPVAGRGHVQMVLRLGYGPQGPATPRRPVRDVLDTVQSSAVHGTSGA comes from the coding sequence ATGGGTGCACCGCAGGTGGACGCGGAGACGGCGGCCGAGCTGGTCGCCGACGCCGTCGCCGCTCCTTCCATGCACAACGCTCAGCCGTGGCGCTTTCGTCTCGTGCCGAGCGAGCGTGTCCTCCTGCTCCTCGCCGATCTCGACCGGGCCATGCCTCGCTCCGACCCGGACAACCGGGCGTTGCAGATCGGCTGCGGAGCGGCGCTGTTCAATCTGCGGGTCGCCGCAGCGCACGCCGGGTTCACCCCGGTGGTGCGGCTGCTGCCGGAGCCTGCGGAGCCGCTGCTGCTCGCCGTTGTCCGGATGGACGCAGCACGTTCCTCACAGCTGGGTGAGGACGATCTGTCGCGACTGCACCCCGCGATCCGGCGGCGGCACACCAGCCGCCACCCCTTCGGGGAGAAGGACATCCCGGAGGATGTGCGGGCTGTCCTGCGGAGCGTGGCGGGCCGGGAGGGAGCCGAGCTGCTGTTCCCGGGGCCCTGGCATGCGGAAACCGTGTTGGAACTGGTCCGTGATGCGGAGAGCAGGGACGCCCTTGATCCCGAAGGTCTGCAGGATCTGCACCGCTGGACCCGGCTCGGTCCGGAGGCGGACATCGCCACCGACGGCGTCCCCGAATACGCGTTCGGACCGCGGATGCGGGACGGCAAAGCTCCACTGCGTGACTTCGCCGGCCGCCGTGCGGTCGCCGACCGCGGCGCCACCGCCTTCGAGCACAACCCGCACCTGGCCCTGCTGAGCACGCCGGGCGACACCCCCGCCGACTGGCTGCGCGCGGGCCAGGCACTGGAACGCGTCCTGCTGGAGGCCACCCTCGCAGGGCTCGCCACCTCCCTGACCTCCCACGCCCTGGAGAGCCCGGACCTGCGCCTGCTGGCCCGTGACCCGGTGGCAGGCAGAGGCCACGTCCAGATGGTGCTGCGCCTGGGATACGGACCTCAGGGACCCGCCACGCCCCGCCGTCCTGTCCGGGACGTCCTCGACACCGTCCAATCGTCCGCAGTACATGGGACCAGCGGGGCGTGA
- a CDS encoding universal stress protein — protein MLSPVMAGVDGSAESLAAAEWAAREAVRRDRPLLLVHAWNWHPRRTDGEPSPKLPVSLEQKSAPVAAQRHLARSVLRQAEERIRAVTPGVCLTDEQVEGPAAVALLKAAEQAELLALGSRGLSGFTGLLVGSVALGVAAKATRPVVLVRKGEEAEDEHVPAGDGSPSTRTGYRDVVLGIDLADACDEVIEFAFEAARLRQARLRVVHAWQPPSAIGLGPGDIALVNEPQRAGEWQQFLSAMLTVWREKYPETDVLETVVEGKASTALVRAASAASLLVVGRRLPERPAIPRVGPVTHAAIHHVGCPLAVVPHL, from the coding sequence ATGCTGTCGCCCGTCATGGCCGGAGTGGACGGATCGGCCGAGAGCCTTGCCGCTGCCGAGTGGGCGGCCCGCGAGGCCGTGCGCCGAGACCGCCCGTTGCTACTGGTGCATGCCTGGAACTGGCATCCGCGCCGGACGGATGGCGAGCCGTCCCCCAAGCTCCCGGTTTCGCTCGAGCAGAAAAGTGCCCCCGTCGCCGCGCAGCGGCATCTGGCGCGGAGCGTCCTGCGGCAGGCGGAGGAACGCATCCGCGCCGTCACCCCCGGCGTGTGCCTCACCGACGAGCAGGTCGAGGGTCCGGCGGCCGTGGCCTTGCTGAAGGCTGCCGAGCAGGCGGAGCTGCTGGCGCTGGGCTCTCGCGGCCTGAGTGGCTTCACCGGACTTCTGGTCGGCTCGGTCGCTCTGGGGGTGGCCGCGAAGGCCACGCGTCCCGTCGTTCTCGTACGTAAGGGGGAGGAGGCCGAGGACGAGCACGTCCCGGCCGGTGACGGCAGCCCTTCCACCCGGACCGGCTACCGCGACGTGGTGCTCGGCATCGACCTCGCCGATGCCTGTGACGAGGTGATCGAGTTCGCGTTCGAGGCGGCCCGGCTGCGGCAGGCTCGGCTGCGTGTCGTGCATGCGTGGCAGCCACCATCCGCGATCGGTCTCGGCCCCGGCGACATCGCGCTGGTCAACGAGCCGCAGCGGGCCGGGGAGTGGCAGCAGTTCCTGTCCGCCATGCTGACGGTGTGGCGCGAGAAGTACCCCGAGACTGACGTTCTGGAGACCGTTGTGGAGGGCAAGGCCTCCACCGCGCTGGTTCGGGCCGCCTCCGCGGCGAGCCTCCTCGTCGTCGGCCGCCGTCTGCCCGAGCGGCCGGCGATTCCGCGCGTCGGCCCCGTCACCCATGCCGCCATCCATCACGTCGGCTGCCCGCTGGCCGTCGTGCCCCACCTGTGA
- the ppk2 gene encoding polyphosphate kinase 2 → MAGKKAAELPRKVYEKELLRLQTELVKLQEWVRSEGARLVVVFEGRDAAGKGGTIKRVAEHLNPRVARIAALPTPTERERTQWYFQRYVEHLPAAGEIVLFDRSWYNRAGVEHVMGFCTKEEYQLFLRQCPTFERMLVEDGILLRKYWFSVSDTEQQERFRRRLDDPVRRWKLSPMDLESITHWEAYSRAKDEMMVHTDITEAPWYVVESDDKRRARLNMIAHLLSSVPYHEVPPPVLELPERPPSTGYERPPRDLQTYVPDHAASL, encoded by the coding sequence ATGGCCGGCAAGAAGGCGGCGGAGCTGCCGCGCAAGGTGTACGAGAAGGAACTGCTGCGTCTGCAGACGGAGTTGGTGAAGCTGCAGGAGTGGGTGCGGTCGGAGGGAGCCCGGCTGGTCGTGGTTTTCGAGGGGCGGGACGCGGCAGGCAAGGGCGGGACGATCAAGCGGGTCGCCGAGCATCTCAATCCGCGGGTCGCCCGGATCGCGGCCCTGCCCACCCCCACTGAGCGTGAACGCACGCAGTGGTACTTCCAGCGGTACGTGGAGCATCTGCCGGCCGCCGGTGAGATCGTGCTGTTCGACCGGTCCTGGTACAACCGGGCCGGGGTCGAGCACGTGATGGGCTTCTGCACGAAGGAGGAGTACCAGCTGTTCCTCCGGCAGTGCCCGACCTTCGAGCGGATGCTGGTGGAGGACGGGATCCTGCTGCGCAAGTACTGGTTCTCGGTGAGCGACACCGAGCAGCAGGAGCGGTTCCGGCGGCGTCTGGACGATCCGGTCCGGCGGTGGAAGCTGTCGCCGATGGACCTGGAGTCGATCACCCATTGGGAGGCCTACTCCAGGGCCAAGGACGAGATGATGGTGCACACCGACATCACCGAGGCGCCCTGGTACGTCGTGGAGAGCGACGACAAGCGCAGGGCCCGGCTGAACATGATCGCCCACCTGCTGAGCTCGGTCCCCTACCACGAGGTGCCGCCGCCGGTGCTGGAGCTGCCGGAGCGGCCGCCGTCGACCGGCTACGAGCGCCCGCCACGCGATCTGCAGACCTACGTCCCCGATCATGCTGCAAGCCTCTGA
- a CDS encoding response regulator transcription factor — protein MADSEQAGSDGPIRVFLLDDHEVVRRGVRDLLNDEPDIEVIGEAGTVEQALVRVPALRPQVAVLDVRLPDGDGVSVCRELRSRMPELACLMLTSFDDEEALLDSIMAGASGYVLKQIQGSDLVSAVRTVARGQSLLDPSATTRLMARLRGGQQEEEPDALPGLTEREREILALIGEGLTNRQIGQRLYLAEKTVKNHISRLLAKLGVERRIQAAVIATQVQDRQRQEGR, from the coding sequence ATGGCGGACAGCGAGCAGGCCGGATCCGACGGCCCGATCCGGGTCTTCCTGCTGGACGACCACGAGGTGGTGCGACGCGGGGTGCGCGACCTGCTGAACGACGAGCCGGACATCGAAGTGATCGGCGAGGCCGGGACCGTGGAGCAGGCGCTGGTACGCGTCCCCGCGCTGCGCCCGCAGGTCGCGGTCCTGGACGTCCGGCTGCCGGACGGCGACGGCGTGAGCGTGTGCCGGGAGCTGCGCTCGCGCATGCCGGAGCTGGCCTGCCTGATGCTGACCTCCTTCGACGACGAGGAGGCACTGCTGGACTCGATCATGGCGGGCGCCTCCGGGTACGTCCTGAAGCAGATTCAGGGATCGGACCTGGTGTCCGCCGTGCGTACCGTCGCCCGCGGCCAGTCGCTGCTGGATCCGAGTGCCACCACCAGGCTGATGGCCCGTCTGCGTGGCGGGCAGCAGGAGGAAGAGCCGGATGCCCTGCCCGGCCTGACCGAGCGGGAGCGGGAGATCCTCGCGCTGATCGGTGAGGGCCTGACCAACCGCCAGATCGGGCAGCGGCTGTACCTGGCCGAGAAGACGGTGAAGAACCACATCTCCCGCCTGCTCGCCAAGCTCGGCGTGGAGCGCCGCATCCAGGCCGCTGTCATCGCCACCCAGGTCCAGGACCGGCAGCGGCAGGAAGGGCGCTGA